The nucleotide window GCTACTGTAATGTCTGAACCTACCTGGCATATATTAATACCCAAGCACCTTGAGCATATTCCTGTAAAGATCCATATTGAAAAGGAATAAAGTACCTAAAGCAATATTTTAAATATCACCCCCGTTATTCCTATGCCCTGGTAGTCTGATTTCTCTCAGGCTGCATCTTTTGTATTTTTTACCAACCCGATACCCGAGAAGAAAAAGATAAGCCCTATAATGCCCACAACTATTAATGTTGTATAATTAGCGCTCTTGTTGATGAGTTCGTAGCCCGTATAAATAAGGCCGATGATTCCTAAGATAGTCAATACGGTACCGAAAATGCGTTTTACATTCATAATCCTGGTTTTTAGGATAGCTACGCAATATCTGTGCCTTAATAAGTATATCCTGGTAAGCCTAAGACAAACAGCATTACCGCCATAAGCTATTTAGCAAAAAAAGAATATCTTACAACCGATTGCAACAATACCATCGATTATGATTTGTAAGCTGTTTTATAGTGCCGTTTTTCTGTTGATTACAATTACCGTATGCGCGCAACAACCTACCCCCCTGAAGCCGCGTATACTGATCAGCTCAGATATAGGAGGAACCGACCCCGATGACAACCAATCGCTGATCCATTTACTGATGTATAGCGAAAAATTCAGGCTGGAAGGATTGATTTCTTCCCCGTCCTTTGGCGAAGGCAATAAGGAAGAAATTTTAAAAACCATCGACCTCTACGAAAAAGACAGACCCAAACTGATCGCGCATGAAAAAGGAATGGCCTCACCTGAGTTCCTGAGATCGATCACCAAACAAGGCCGTAAAGGCGCTGCACCATTTAAAGGTTATGATAAAGCAACCGAAGGATCTGACTGGATCATTCAATGTGCTATGAAGCAAGACAAAGAACCCTTATGGGTATTGGTATGGGGCGGACTGGAAGATGTGGCGCAGGCCCTGCATGATGCGCCGGGTATACAGGATAAGATCCGCATTTACTGGATCGGCGGCCCTAATAAAAAATGGAGCGCCAATGCTTACGCTTATATAGTAGCCCACTTCCCCAACCTCTGGTTTATTGAAAACAACTCCAGCTACTATGGCTTCTTTTCTCATAGCGATGAGCCGGATAGTGTAACTACTTCTAATTACTACAATCAATACATACAAGGCAAAAGTTTCCTGGGCAAAGACTTTATCAATTATTACAAGGGCGAGATCAAGATGGGCGATACCCCTTCTTTACTTTATATGATGGATGGCAACCCCAAAGACCCCACCCGGGAGAGCTGGGGAGGCAGCTTTGAAAAGATCAGCTATAGCCCCAGAACAATACTAGAACACACCACCACTGACAAAGACACGGTAGCCTACTGTTCTGTTTTAGAGTTCAGGTTTACCATCCCCGGCACAAAAGCAGTTAAAGATTCTGTTTACTTTTGGATGGAAGTACCTTATGGTAATACCGTGCAAAAATGGCCGGGCTATTATATCGGCAACGGTGTTTTCTCCTTGAGATATATTCCTAAAAAGGCTGAAACACTCCATTACACTTTTACTTCTGACATTAAAGCGCTCGATGGCAAAAAAGGGACAATAGTGGTGGATAATCTCTGGCCCGGAAAGAAGGGGGTTGCCGACTATCAACTCGGTACCAACTGGTACTCCGACAAACCCGACCCTGGTCTTTACTTTGGCAAGCTACAGGGCGGCAAAACCACTGCCAAATGGAAAAGTGCCATATTAATGGATTGGGCCGGGCGATGGAAATGGCTCAACAATTAACAGCTTAAAATATCCGGGGCAATCGTTCTAAAATTTAACCTGTTTTTACAACAGTAATACTTTAGTAACACTATATTTGAAAATTGTGCAAAAAGCAATCCTTTATATCAGAAAATACAAACAACTTATCCTGGTTGGTTTACTGGTGTTTGGATTGGCGCCCTGCACCGTTAAAGAGGCCTGGTTATCCATCGCTGGTTTGGATTATACTAAACCACTCAATGGATCTAAAACCACCACCTCGGGTCAGCAATGCCAGTATAGTTATATAAGTGCGCGAAAGATGGACGTTCAGCAAAAGATACGCGTCAACAAAAAACTCCTTTCCAACTATCTACCGGGCAAAACTTACACGACAACAGCAGCAGAAATCCGCTCCCGGGATTCCTTCTATTTCAGGGCCAATAGCCCCCCTATCTATATTTTATATAAACGTTTAAAGCTGGGTATGGTATTGCATGGGTGCAATACACATCTTCGCTAAAGTCATGCCCGCCCGTGCCGGTACGCCTGCCTGACCGGACGGGCTGGGACGGGGTGGCCTCTCCTAAATAGCAGAGACTTACCCGCGGCGAGCGCATCAGTCATTAATATATCGCTGCCCTGCAGTTTTACCGCATTTATGTCTATTCTTTTACTAATATATCGCAGCTACGCTGCTTTTATTATGGTGATCGTTGCCGCATAGCGGCATCGTATTAATGGAGGCCATAATAATTTGTTAGTTACCGGAGCTGCATAGCAGTGATATATGCTGAGAGGAATTGATACGGTCGCCCCGGAGACAGCCCCACAGGCTCAAAAGAACCTACAAAAGGAAGTATAGCATAAAGCGAGAATCTGAATGACACCCCGTAGTATTTACCAACGGCAATTTATCTCTTTTTACGTTTATTAAAATATCAGTTACATGAATTTGACTTATAAAGCAATGCCGGCTAACCCCGCCGGGCTTTTTACATTGGCCCTGCGCTGGGTGATCGGCTGGACCTATTTCTCAGCATTCTGGAGGCGGCTCATCCTGGAAAACAAACTCGTCCCTAATGAAGCCGGGTATATCGGCGAAAAGTTCAACCATTTTCTTCCTAATGCATTAGGCATCCGATCCCTTATCGAATACCTGGTTTCGCACCCGGAAGCCCTGCAGGGTGCTATGATCGCTTTTACCATTATAGAAGTCATTGTCGGATTACTGCTGATGCTGGGCCTGTTTACCAGGCTCATGAGCATCGGTGTGATGCTGCTTGCTCTTGGCATACTGCTGGGTTCGGGCTGGCTGGGCACTACCTGCCTGGATGAATGGCAAATAGGTGTGCTGGGCATTGCGGGGGGCTTTACTATATTTCTGAGCGGCAGCAGCGCTTTTTCGCTGGACCACTACCTGGCCCAAAAGAAGCACCCTATAAGCCAAAAGAAATGGTTTACCTGGGCCGGCTCAGGTGCATTGCCGGTTGGCCGCCTGCGTCCCCTGGTTTTAATAATATCCCTGCTGATAGCCGCCTTAACACTGTTCACCAATCAATATTTCCATGGCGGCGTTTGGGGAAAGCTCCATAACAAATCTGTTAAACCCAAAGTAGAGATCTCCAACATCCGCTATACTGAGGGGGAGCTGAGCTTGCAGCTTTTCAGAACGGAAGGCGCCGACGTATATGGTTCTTTTTTGATTGGCATAGCCCTGCTCAATGACCGGGGAGATACCATCCGATCACTAGGGCAAAAGGAGTTATCACAGTTTCCACCGAAAAAGATCAGGAATCATTTTGTTGCCAAAATCAAACCGGGAAAGCATAGTTTAATTTTACCCCTGGGCGCCAAAGCAAACCTGTTCATTCCGGCAAAGGGTTTGAATGCTTATCAGAAATATATCATCCGGCTGACCGACATCAGCGGGATAAGCTGGGAAGAAGGTTTTAAGATCGATTGAATATTATTTCAAAAACAGTCCCGTCATTCATCATAAAACAGTCCCCGGGTTAGAAACCCCGGGGCTTATCTACATTGCTTGCCAAAACAGCCACTCCACCTAAAAACCGGCTTATGAATAAAAAAAGATGCTGCTGGTCGCTCGTTGCAATCATCACTACCTCAACATACCTTTTCCTGCAGTGCAATAAAGCGAAGAGCCGGGGCATAACAATCAGTAAACAATAAGTATGCCTAGTCCCATTTGCTTATTCTCGTCCATGTGTCAGTGGCTTCTCCAGGCTTATTGCATTACAATCAGACACAGGCGTTCTTTCTTCAGCATCATCGGTAATAGCTCTCTATAGTTGACCGAAGAAAGCAGCTGGGGAAATCAATGGCACAATATATAAAAGCGGCTTTGCTGATTTTAAATCAACAGCCAGCTTTAACTTTTGTAGCTATCCCGACAAAAAGAAGTGAGATGAGAGATACGCTGTCACAGCTGCAAATCAATCTATAGCATCCTTTGATTCAACACTACAATGACTCTTCAATAACCGGAGTAGTCCTGCTTGCATAAAAGTCAACCCGGTCGCGAATATAATCAATACTAAAAGGCTTATTAATAAACTCGTCGGCCCCGGCGTCCATAGCGGCCCGGGCAATATCTGCCGTCGCTGAAGTTATCAGTACCGGTACCTGGTTGAACTGCGTATGATTTTTAATATACTTACACAATTCTAACCCGTTATAACCCGGTAGCCGGTAGTCAACAATGAACAGATCGGGAATAGCGTTGAGGCCGGTAAGAATGACGTCTCCGTGTTCCAAACTGGTCACCCGATAATTTTCTTTAAAAAGGATATCAAAAATTTCCAGAATGCCAGCATCGTCTTCTACTACAATTATTTGCTTCATAACACAACATTTTAAAGCATTTTCATCATCCCGGTGACCGGTGAAAATGCAGGTGCCAATACACACTAAGAGCATGCATTACCACAGTTAATAAAAAGAAGCTCTGGATTAATAGAAGGTGTGCAAAATCGGTTTGGGCGGGAATCTGGTTCCTAAGAATGAAGAGCGACCCATGTCTTTGATCTTATCGCGATACAAATCCCTATGCATTGCGGTTACATAAAGGTACTCTTATTATATGACAGTGAAGAATAACCTTACACACTGTGATTTGCTTTAGAGCACTTATGATCTGCGACATTAAACCACTGGAAATAAGCAACGTCACAAAGGGCGAATACTCAGTGTATTAGCAAAGCAGCAGCCTGCTTCGTGCCCATCAATGTTGCAAACCCGCCTGCGTATTCATTAGGCCTTGCTAAACTTAAGATAGTATCCAGACCCTGAGCCCCTAACTTTGCCGTATGGATATGAGGCATTTTTTTATTCGCAACCCACTCCTTTAATTTATATATTGATATGAAAATCTTTTTCTGGTCTATTGGAAAAAATCATGACACTTATGTAAAATCGGGTATCGAAGACTTTTCCAAAAGAATTAACAACTATTTCAAGCTGGATTGGGAAATTATTGCTCCGCTAAAAAATGCCGCCAAAATGAGCATAGACGATATCAAAAAAAACGAAGGCGAATTGATCTTATCCAAAGTTCAAAAGGAGGATTTCCTGGTTGCCCTGGATGAAAGAGGCACGCAACTCAGTTCGGAAGGACTGGCTCAGCAAATACAGCTATGTGCTAACAACTCCAGTAAAAGAGTTATCTTTTTAATAGGTGGCGCTTTTGGTATACATGACGCTGTGCTAAACAGAGCCAACTTTAAATGGAGCTTATCAAAACTGGTATTCCCCCACCAGCTGGTAAGGCTGATATTAGCTGAACAAGTATATAGAGCCTGCACCATTTTAAAAAACGAGAAATATCATCATCAATAAGTACCCGTTGAAATACCGCATCATTATTTTATTAAGCTTTTTTGCAGGTAGTTTGATCTCGCTGGCAAGCCTTATCATCATCAGGGAGCAACAGCCCCATCCTCTGCACACCCACCCCGGTAATGATATGGTAGGCTTAGCTTATGGCCTGGCTGTTGGCTTTAATATAGTGCTGGCGCTTTGTTCTTTACCTTCCTTGCTGGCGCCGGCACGGGTAACAAATAAAGCATGGCTACCAGCTTTGTTACTGCTCGGTCTGCCCTTAGCTTTCACCCTATATAGCGCCATTGGACTGGATGCTTATGCGCTACTCTACTGCTTACCTTACCTGCTGGTAAGTTCTGTTTTATTCATCTTTCGTGTCAGAAAAGAGAGGCGCTTATAATCGCCCTTCATCATTACCTTGTGCTTTAAAAAAGAAGCTCCGATATGCGTTATGATACCTATAATACCGACGTAAAGGAGGGAACCATTTATAGCTACCCATTTAATAAATACTACAAAATTATATCACTAAACAGCTTCGCTGAATTTCGCGCAAAATACTCAAATCTCCTACCTATATTTCGCATACCGGTCCGTGACCAAAGCAAATAATGGCTGGCTTCAGGTTTGCTAACTTTTGGAGCAATTGTATTGCGTTGACGATAGGAAGTGAACAATCCCCCAATTTGAATTGATCCCCAAATATTCAACTTGATCCATGTAAATACATAGTGAGGCATCAGGAGGGGTGTCTTTAAGAGTTATAAAGCAAAAGGCTCCGATTACTCAGAGCCTTTTTGCGGACCGGACGGGACTCGAACCCGTCCCGGCTCAGCCGGGACCGTGACAGGCCCTTAGCCTAAAAGATTGGTAGGCTGCGTAACCAGCCATTCGAAATACTCTTTCTTGCATTTCTTTAATTCCTTTTCTCTTATAAGAGCAGATTTTTTGTCCGAATGCAATTCAACATAAATCAACACCCATGGACATTTTGACGATGTAAATGTTGATAGTCCTTCATTGTGCTCGCTAATCCTGCGCTCATAATCCGCTGTATATCCCTTATAATAAGTGCCGTCTTTCAAACTTTTGATAATATAAACATAGTGAGGCATCAGGAGGGGTGTCTTTAAGGGTTATAAAGCAAAAGGCTCCGATTACTCAGAGCCTTTTTGCGGACCGGACGGGACTCGAACCCGCGACCTCCGCCGTGACAGGGCGGCATTCTAACCAACTGAACTACCGATCCTTTCAAATTGGGAGTGCAAATATAGGAGCGTAAAAATTAATAGCCAAACAATTTTAAAAAAATTTTTCTACTTTTTTTTTATTTTGGCGCTATGAACCTGAATATACTATTACAAAGAGGCTACTCAAAAGAACAAGCAGATGAAGTGGTAAACTGGGTAAGCGATAACCAAAAACACTTCGATGAACTGCTAAGCGTCTTTCTTACACATCAGGACTACCGTATTGTTCAAAGAGCTGCGTGGCCTTTAAGTTATGCAGCCATTAATCAACCGCAGTTGATTAAAAAACATTATAAGAAAATTATAAAGCAACTTAATGCTCCGGGGCAACCTGCTGCAGTAAGAAGAAATATACTACGCATATTCGATCAGCTTCCCGAAATACCTGAAGATTATCATGGCGTGCTCATGGATAGTTGTTTCCAATATATAGCCGATCCGGATGAAACCATCGCAGCGCAGGCTTACGCATTAGGTATACTCGAAAAGCTCACTAAACTGTACCCGGAAATATTATTCGAGCTAAAGACAATAGTAGAAGTAAGAATGCCCAATGCCGCACCTGCTTTCCGATCAAGGGCCAAAAAGATTTTAAAGAAAAAATCGTAACACATAAAGAAACTTCAATGAAGTTAAGCCATTCGTCGGCAATTTTACAAGCTCAACCTAATCATTTTCCATCATCTCTTAATGCACATAGCCCGTTTGAACAACTGCTTGACTCGTTTTTCCGGCGCTAATTCAGACTCCGTATGAGGCGCACAAACCCAGTTTCTTTTCTTTGATCCCGGCAGAGGCGCAGGCACATTTCATGGGCGGATTCTTTTCATCGCAACCGGAGCTAATTTCTGCCAGGTAAGGGATTATGGTACTATTGGCTAAGGCACGTCCTACCTATCTCATTAATAATGCATCAGCCGATCGGGGTCAGATGCATATAACTTCTTTGTACATATTCCCACCCATTTACCAAACGCCTCTTTACCACTGTCTTTCTTTACGGCCAGTTTACTAACGAACAAAGATGTTATTTCGTATTCCTTTCGATAATCCAACCGGGGTCTTTTCCTTTTATAGCTTGTTAAAATCGCGAAATATTTATTCAGATAGGAGAATTAAAAAACCGATACAATTACATTTGCAGGCTTAAAAGGAAATATATTGAGAAGATTTATTGTTTTCGTTGGCCTGGCTTTTATATTGATTGCCTGTAAATCAGGCTCTTCCAGCCCTACACTCAGTAAGGAAGATTCTACAGCCCTGGGCATTGCACTCCCAGCTCCCGAAAAATTAAAAGAAGGTGAGCTCGTCCTGTACCAAACAAAACTGAATGAGCTCTTCGACAAGCAGCTGATCAACCGTAATTTCAACGGTGCGATATTGGTTGCCAAAGGTGGGAACATTCTGTATGAAAAATATGTGGGATTTACAGATCCCAAAGCAAAGATCACTCCAATCACCGACAGCTCCTCTTTCCACCTGGCTTCGACCAGCAAACCCTTTACCGGTGTTACTATTTTAAAATTAGTACAACAGGGAAAAGTGCATCTTACTGACGACCTCGCGCAATACTTCCCAGGCTTTCCTTACCCCGGTGTAACAGTAAAA belongs to Niabella yanshanensis and includes:
- a CDS encoding nucleoside hydrolase-like domain-containing protein translates to MICKLFYSAVFLLITITVCAQQPTPLKPRILISSDIGGTDPDDNQSLIHLLMYSEKFRLEGLISSPSFGEGNKEEILKTIDLYEKDRPKLIAHEKGMASPEFLRSITKQGRKGAAPFKGYDKATEGSDWIIQCAMKQDKEPLWVLVWGGLEDVAQALHDAPGIQDKIRIYWIGGPNKKWSANAYAYIVAHFPNLWFIENNSSYYGFFSHSDEPDSVTTSNYYNQYIQGKSFLGKDFINYYKGEIKMGDTPSLLYMMDGNPKDPTRESWGGSFEKISYSPRTILEHTTTDKDTVAYCSVLEFRFTIPGTKAVKDSVYFWMEVPYGNTVQKWPGYYIGNGVFSLRYIPKKAETLHYTFTSDIKALDGKKGTIVVDNLWPGKKGVADYQLGTNWYSDKPDPGLYFGKLQGGKTTAKWKSAILMDWAGRWKWLNN
- a CDS encoding TQO small subunit DoxD, yielding MNLTYKAMPANPAGLFTLALRWVIGWTYFSAFWRRLILENKLVPNEAGYIGEKFNHFLPNALGIRSLIEYLVSHPEALQGAMIAFTIIEVIVGLLLMLGLFTRLMSIGVMLLALGILLGSGWLGTTCLDEWQIGVLGIAGGFTIFLSGSSAFSLDHYLAQKKHPISQKKWFTWAGSGALPVGRLRPLVLIISLLIAALTLFTNQYFHGGVWGKLHNKSVKPKVEISNIRYTEGELSLQLFRTEGADVYGSFLIGIALLNDRGDTIRSLGQKELSQFPPKKIRNHFVAKIKPGKHSLILPLGAKANLFIPAKGLNAYQKYIIRLTDISGISWEEGFKID
- a CDS encoding response regulator, which encodes MKQIIVVEDDAGILEIFDILFKENYRVTSLEHGDVILTGLNAIPDLFIVDYRLPGYNGLELCKYIKNHTQFNQVPVLITSATADIARAAMDAGADEFINKPFSIDYIRDRVDFYASRTTPVIEESL
- a CDS encoding 23S rRNA (pseudouridine(1915)-N(3))-methyltransferase RlmH; the protein is MKIFFWSIGKNHDTYVKSGIEDFSKRINNYFKLDWEIIAPLKNAAKMSIDDIKKNEGELILSKVQKEDFLVALDERGTQLSSEGLAQQIQLCANNSSKRVIFLIGGAFGIHDAVLNRANFKWSLSKLVFPHQLVRLILAEQVYRACTILKNEKYHHQ
- a CDS encoding GIY-YIG nuclease family protein gives rise to the protein MPHYVYIIKSLKDGTYYKGYTADYERRISEHNEGLSTFTSSKCPWVLIYVELHSDKKSALIREKELKKCKKEYFEWLVTQPTNLLG